From the Rhodoferax mekongensis genome, one window contains:
- a CDS encoding phage protein NinX family protein codes for MKIKTSELTGAALDWAVAKCEGVGDSEFVRTHMDAWPYSTNWAQGGPIIERMMRDGLRLTGYTCLPTDPTHCQAQIKGIVTGGPTPLIAAMRCRVASKLGDEVDVPDELSA; via the coding sequence ATGAAAATCAAAACATCTGAACTGACCGGCGCGGCCCTTGATTGGGCAGTGGCGAAGTGTGAAGGGGTAGGGGACTCGGAATTTGTCCGCACCCACATGGATGCATGGCCTTACTCAACCAACTGGGCACAAGGCGGGCCGATCATTGAGCGGATGATGCGCGACGGACTGCGACTGACCGGGTACACATGCCTACCAACAGACCCAACACACTGCCAAGCGCAGATAAAGGGAATTGTCACTGGTGGCCCAACCCCACTAATCGCCGCCATGCGCTGCCGCGTGGCCAGCAAGCTCGGTGACGAGGTGGATGTGCCAGACGAGCTTTCCGCCTAA
- a CDS encoding lysis system i-spanin subunit Rz: MLPFTARQFGYLILAIALAVTHYTAYKTGRALVAGDWAQERENRANDMLELAKAHRAEQAELTRKANDVDTKYQASKKRAAADRDAAAGELQLLQAALDAAREGRAATPGSGVDGASEGGLLLACATEHQGMAAEADATAIKLTSLQSYVRDVCKPNFGTAGKP; the protein is encoded by the coding sequence ATGCTGCCCTTCACTGCTCGCCAGTTCGGATACCTGATTCTGGCCATTGCGCTGGCAGTCACCCACTACACCGCCTACAAGACCGGCCGCGCGCTGGTGGCTGGCGACTGGGCGCAGGAGCGCGAGAACCGGGCCAATGACATGCTGGAGCTGGCCAAGGCACACCGGGCAGAGCAGGCTGAATTAACTCGAAAGGCCAACGATGTTGACACCAAGTATCAAGCGAGCAAAAAGCGCGCTGCTGCTGACCGCGACGCTGCTGCTGGCGAGCTGCAGCTGCTTCAAGCAGCCCTCGACGCCGCCCGAGAAGGTCGAGCTGCCACCCCCGGCAGCGGAGTTGATGGAGCCAGTGAAGGCGGACTACTCCTTGCGTGCGCAACAGAGCATCAAGGAATGGCGGCTGAAGCTGACGCCACAGCAATAAAGCTGACCAGCCTCCAGTCATACGTCAGGGACGTGTGCAAACCCAATTTCGGCACTGCCGGCAAGCCTTAG
- a CDS encoding Gp49 family protein: protein MIGEAEIKAAGADKAPRVTPADIESSIVSEHYFTATEALVGQERGPEWQATPKELDLLTFCVLVLRNGFTVTGESACASPENFNAEIGRKIARENAIQKLWPLMGYALKEKLRAEAGEQAAIQAQDVKRE, encoded by the coding sequence ATGATCGGGGAAGCTGAGATCAAAGCCGCCGGGGCTGACAAGGCCCCGCGCGTGACGCCTGCCGACATTGAGTCGAGCATTGTCAGTGAGCACTACTTCACGGCAACTGAGGCGCTAGTCGGACAAGAGCGAGGCCCAGAGTGGCAGGCAACGCCCAAAGAACTCGACCTGCTGACCTTCTGCGTACTGGTGCTGCGCAACGGTTTCACCGTCACGGGTGAGAGCGCATGCGCCAGTCCCGAGAACTTCAATGCCGAGATCGGCCGCAAGATCGCCCGGGAGAACGCAATCCAGAAGCTGTGGCCACTGATGGGCTATGCCCTGAAGGAGAAGCTGCGTGCCGAAGCTGGCGAGCAAGCCGCCATTCAGGCTCAGGATGTCAAGCGCGAATAG
- a CDS encoding DUF2829 domain-containing protein, translating to MSVTIQRAVDRFLSWKLPLAFAPDCHITFDHDKALGGTWPSGTNLLHAGQAREMIEHLLGVEPGQETDFGCALLALKAGKRVARKGWNGVGMFVYYVPPASYKAQTGAAKEHFGNEAMVPYNAYFAIKNVNESVSTWVPSVNDCLAEDWVVLE from the coding sequence ATGAGCGTCACCATCCAACGCGCAGTTGACCGCTTCCTGAGCTGGAAGCTGCCACTGGCATTCGCACCTGACTGCCACATCACCTTTGACCACGACAAAGCTCTGGGTGGCACATGGCCATCGGGCACCAACCTGCTCCACGCAGGTCAAGCCCGCGAGATGATCGAGCACCTACTGGGCGTTGAGCCTGGGCAGGAAACCGACTTCGGTTGCGCCCTGCTTGCCCTCAAGGCGGGCAAGCGCGTGGCTCGCAAGGGCTGGAATGGAGTTGGCATGTTTGTCTACTACGTCCCCCCAGCCTCCTACAAGGCACAGACCGGGGCTGCCAAAGAGCACTTTGGCAACGAAGCCATGGTCCCATACAACGCCTACTTCGCAATCAAAAACGTCAACGAATCCGTGAGCACATGGGTTCCGAGCGTGAATGACTGCTTGGCGGAAGACTGGGTGGTGCTGGAATGA
- a CDS encoding terminase large subunit domain-containing protein, translated as MTREEMIEAIALGREKLARAARNSFVEFAKFRQPMDMQPALHHLVICNALDALERGDIPNNRVMLFLPPGSAKSSYGSRLFPQYFLGRHPQLSAILASHTGELAEAWGRKIRNGMQDPEFAEVFPGIGVAGDNASAGRWATNKDGEFFAAGVGGSITGRRADLGIIDDPVKNREDADSDRIRQKTWEWYTNDFLTRLKPGAKQVLIMTRWHEDDLAGRLLEREKDKWLVIKIPMIAGPKDLLGREEGERLWKEWFTDDMIEAAQADARSWISLYQQEPRPTEGAEFKRSWINRYASPPKIMNKILLVDPAGDPAKAKGNRKKSDFTAMWVVGLGSDENAYLLDGLRDRLNLTQRADAVFALHKKHKPMQTRYEQYGLQADVEHIKTEMERRQYRFAIKEVGGKVEKNARIRRLIPWFEGGRIWLPMEMRRETVLGTSYDVISDFIEHEYATFPVGRNDDSFDCLARLAEPGLTLPYPEEDELMQPGMAAWQALDEITGY; from the coding sequence ATGACCCGCGAAGAGATGATCGAGGCCATCGCGCTTGGCCGGGAAAAGCTCGCCCGTGCGGCTCGTAACAGTTTTGTCGAATTTGCCAAGTTCCGGCAGCCCATGGACATGCAGCCCGCGCTGCACCATCTGGTCATCTGCAACGCCTTGGACGCACTGGAGAGGGGTGACATCCCGAACAACCGGGTCATGCTCTTCCTGCCGCCGGGCTCCGCGAAGTCGAGCTATGGCTCTCGCCTGTTCCCCCAGTATTTCCTCGGCCGGCACCCTCAGCTCTCGGCCATTCTGGCTTCACACACTGGTGAGCTGGCAGAGGCATGGGGGCGCAAGATCCGCAACGGTATGCAGGATCCAGAGTTTGCCGAGGTGTTTCCCGGCATTGGTGTGGCTGGTGACAACGCGAGCGCCGGGCGCTGGGCTACCAACAAGGATGGTGAATTCTTTGCTGCTGGCGTAGGCGGATCCATCACGGGTCGCCGTGCCGACTTGGGGATCATCGATGACCCGGTGAAGAACCGGGAGGACGCCGACAGTGACCGCATCCGCCAGAAGACATGGGAGTGGTACACCAACGACTTCCTGACGCGCCTGAAGCCCGGGGCCAAGCAGGTGCTCATCATGACCCGCTGGCACGAAGATGACCTTGCTGGCCGTCTCCTTGAGCGCGAGAAGGATAAGTGGCTGGTCATCAAGATCCCGATGATCGCCGGCCCCAAGGACTTACTGGGCCGCGAGGAGGGTGAGCGCCTTTGGAAAGAGTGGTTCACCGACGACATGATTGAAGCGGCTCAGGCAGACGCGCGCTCATGGATCTCGCTGTACCAACAAGAGCCACGGCCCACTGAAGGTGCCGAGTTCAAGCGCAGCTGGATCAACCGCTACGCCTCGCCACCGAAGATCATGAACAAAATCCTGCTGGTCGATCCCGCAGGGGATCCAGCCAAGGCCAAGGGTAACCGCAAGAAGAGCGACTTCACAGCCATGTGGGTCGTGGGTCTGGGCTCGGACGAGAACGCATACCTGCTAGATGGCCTGAGAGATCGCCTCAATCTCACGCAACGTGCCGACGCTGTGTTCGCGCTGCACAAGAAGCACAAGCCCATGCAGACGCGCTACGAGCAGTACGGCCTGCAGGCTGATGTCGAGCACATCAAGACCGAGATGGAGCGCCGGCAGTACCGCTTCGCCATCAAAGAGGTGGGCGGCAAGGTCGAGAAGAACGCGCGCATCCGGCGCCTGATCCCATGGTTCGAGGGTGGCCGCATCTGGCTGCCCATGGAGATGCGACGCGAGACGGTGCTTGGCACCTCGTATGACGTGATCTCGGACTTCATCGAGCACGAATACGCAACCTTCCCAGTGGGTCGCAACGACGACTCATTTGACTGCTTGGCCCGCTTGGCGGAGCCGGGCTTAACCCTTCCATATCCAGAAGAAGACGAGTTGATGCAGCCGGGCATGGCCGCATGGCAAGCGCTGGATGAGATCACTGGCTACTGA
- a CDS encoding phage head spike fiber domain-containing protein, which translates to MSLNFPSTARDSGYSASWRKRVRNMQRGMPALDPLVAALSLDFTRGSLDPRVTFTRPDATSCATRFNAQGLLQVLAPNSPRFDYDPATLQPSGLLIEESRTNLFIDSRDMTTASWSKTDVTPTRNQVGIDGVANTACLMTEGVAGTSDLNQGLAGLPAGATVTSSRYLKRGNNDWIRLAVASSGGNGWQAWLNLATGALGTSGALGAGAGSASVQNVGNGWYRLTITATIGGADTDCNNNIYATSANSVTARVNNATYIMDAAQLEVGAFATSFILTGASTATRAADSALMTGANFSSWYNQSRGALFAEASTFATTSARGVLSVNDGTSNNKFDIRFRSSSTLGTIAGSGIWAIGPVISDAKMHKIALSISANSQLVAADGLAPSAAAAATLPAVTQLQIGGLDGGASQQLNGYIRRIAYFDTQLAPDQIVAFTK; encoded by the coding sequence ATGTCACTGAATTTTCCAAGCACGGCTCGGGATAGCGGGTACAGCGCATCGTGGCGCAAGCGGGTTCGCAACATGCAGCGCGGCATGCCTGCACTCGACCCTTTGGTGGCGGCTCTGTCGCTCGACTTCACAAGGGGATCGCTTGACCCTCGCGTGACGTTCACGCGACCAGATGCAACATCGTGCGCAACGCGCTTCAATGCGCAGGGTCTGCTTCAGGTTTTGGCGCCGAACTCGCCGAGATTCGATTACGATCCAGCGACACTTCAGCCGAGCGGACTGCTAATTGAGGAGTCGCGCACCAATCTATTCATCGACAGCCGAGACATGACCACGGCAAGCTGGTCAAAGACGGATGTAACCCCAACCCGCAATCAGGTTGGAATTGATGGTGTGGCGAACACCGCATGCCTAATGACCGAGGGAGTGGCTGGTACATCTGACCTAAATCAAGGTCTCGCCGGTTTACCCGCAGGGGCCACCGTCACATCATCTCGCTACCTCAAACGTGGCAACAATGACTGGATTCGGCTTGCCGTTGCCAGTAGCGGAGGCAATGGCTGGCAGGCTTGGCTCAATTTGGCCACCGGAGCGCTTGGCACATCTGGTGCGCTTGGCGCTGGTGCTGGCAGTGCAAGTGTTCAGAACGTGGGTAATGGCTGGTATCGACTTACCATAACCGCCACAATCGGAGGTGCTGATACAGATTGCAACAACAACATCTACGCTACATCGGCAAACTCCGTGACAGCTCGCGTTAATAACGCTACCTACATCATGGATGCGGCCCAGCTCGAAGTAGGCGCATTCGCAACCAGCTTCATCCTGACCGGGGCGTCCACAGCAACGCGCGCAGCAGACTCAGCCTTAATGACTGGCGCCAACTTTTCGAGTTGGTACAACCAATCCAGAGGAGCGCTTTTTGCTGAGGCAAGCACCTTCGCAACCACAAGTGCCCGTGGGGTTCTGTCGGTCAACGATGGCACATCGAATAACAAATTTGATATTAGATTTCGCAGCTCATCTACACTGGGAACCATTGCAGGCTCTGGCATTTGGGCGATTGGGCCAGTCATCTCCGATGCCAAAATGCACAAGATTGCGCTTTCGATTTCTGCCAATTCGCAATTAGTGGCTGCCGACGGATTGGCACCAAGCGCAGCAGCGGCCGCGACACTTCCGGCCGTGACGCAGTTGCAGATTGGAGGTCTTGATGGTGGTGCATCGCAACAACTAAACGGTTATATCAGACGCATTGCCTACTTTGACACTCAGCTCGCGCCAGATCAGATCGTGGCATTCACCAAATAG
- a CDS encoding N4-gp56 family major capsid protein: MQNYSTVPSRNLIMAERQMLKRADPIKVISTFGTQKEVPQNKTDTVVYRRALPIDAAANGAPQVTSTDYLMQEGVTPTARTIQYQDVQATLQQYGVLMKLSAKSELLYEDDIPGDMVDLVGDHMGTIEEMISYGVVRGGTNVVFANGTVRTAVTSTISLNKLRQVARIIEAAHGKKVTQKLQSGVNFGSSAVAAAYLVFIHTDMEADVRNLPGFTPVVEYGQQKPVHEREVGAVEGFRFVTSPYFRPWLQAGGTITAGTFLSNGGTAGTTADVYPVMVVAQDAWGQVALKGMGSIDPIYLPAKQKNHANPMGQFGYVGANFWKNAVRTNENWIVRLECAASGL, from the coding sequence ATGCAAAATTACTCCACCGTTCCATCGCGGAACCTCATCATGGCCGAGCGCCAGATGCTCAAGCGCGCGGACCCCATCAAGGTGATCTCCACCTTCGGTACGCAAAAAGAAGTGCCGCAGAACAAGACCGATACCGTTGTGTATCGCCGCGCTCTGCCTATCGACGCTGCCGCCAACGGCGCGCCACAAGTCACCTCGACTGACTACCTGATGCAGGAAGGCGTTACGCCCACTGCACGTACCATCCAGTACCAAGACGTGCAGGCCACTCTGCAGCAGTACGGCGTGCTGATGAAGCTGTCGGCCAAGTCCGAACTGCTGTACGAAGACGACATCCCCGGCGACATGGTGGATCTGGTGGGCGACCACATGGGCACCATCGAGGAGATGATCTCCTATGGCGTGGTTCGCGGTGGCACCAACGTGGTGTTTGCTAACGGCACCGTGCGTACCGCTGTGACCAGCACCATCAGTTTGAACAAGCTGCGTCAAGTGGCTCGTATCATCGAAGCCGCTCACGGCAAGAAGGTGACACAGAAGCTGCAGTCTGGCGTGAACTTCGGCTCTTCTGCCGTGGCCGCTGCCTACTTGGTGTTCATCCACACCGACATGGAAGCAGACGTGCGCAACTTGCCCGGCTTCACCCCCGTGGTGGAGTACGGTCAGCAGAAGCCTGTGCATGAGCGTGAAGTGGGTGCCGTTGAAGGCTTCCGCTTCGTGACCAGCCCTTACTTCCGTCCATGGCTGCAGGCCGGCGGCACTATCACTGCGGGCACATTCCTGTCCAACGGTGGTACTGCAGGCACCACAGCTGACGTGTACCCCGTGATGGTGGTCGCACAGGACGCTTGGGGTCAGGTTGCCTTGAAGGGCATGGGCTCCATCGATCCGATCTACCTGCCTGCGAAGCAGAAGAACCACGCCAACCCCATGGGCCAATTCGGCTATGTGGGCGCGAACTTCTGGAAGAACGCAGTCCGGACCAACGAGAACTGGATCGTCCGCCTTGAGTGCGCGGCGTCTGGCCTGTAA
- a CDS encoding DUF5675 family protein has product MHFTMFREKSVGAATLSKLYLGLDFVCDILEDEVRELPGVPVDKWKIHGVTAIPSGVYQVIAETSGRFGPETLTLIGVPGYKYIRIHGGNRSTDTEGCLLPGMRNGPNSVASSRDNLAKLKAMILPALKRQERVTIEIIPYRAAK; this is encoded by the coding sequence ATGCACTTCACCATGTTCCGCGAAAAGTCGGTGGGCGCGGCCACCCTGTCCAAGCTGTACCTCGGGCTCGACTTCGTGTGCGACATCCTTGAGGATGAGGTGCGCGAGCTGCCCGGTGTGCCGGTTGACAAGTGGAAGATCCATGGCGTCACGGCCATTCCGTCTGGCGTCTACCAAGTGATTGCCGAGACATCCGGGCGCTTTGGCCCCGAGACGCTGACCTTGATTGGCGTGCCCGGCTACAAGTACATCCGCATCCATGGCGGCAATCGCTCCACCGACACCGAGGGCTGCCTGCTGCCCGGCATGCGCAACGGCCCCAACAGCGTGGCCAGCTCGCGCGACAACTTGGCCAAGCTCAAGGCCATGATCCTGCCGGCGCTCAAGCGGCAAGAGCGCGTGACCATTGAGATCATCCCCTACCGGGCTGCCAAATGA
- a CDS encoding DUF2644 domain-containing protein, translating to MSFRTSLAKVMDRLPELVLSKDGSVSQTKLAAACFHLLLMLAVIAHTVVKDFVFDVEVWMVYGGFAVGHAGWDKYQSTKASTGRPDPQAASQPLP from the coding sequence ATGAGCTTTCGTACAAGCCTCGCCAAGGTGATGGATCGCCTGCCTGAGCTGGTTCTATCCAAGGATGGCAGCGTCTCTCAGACCAAGCTGGCGGCCGCCTGCTTCCACCTCCTGCTCATGTTGGCCGTGATCGCCCACACCGTAGTCAAGGACTTCGTTTTCGACGTCGAGGTGTGGATGGTGTACGGCGGCTTTGCCGTTGGCCACGCAGGCTGGGACAAGTACCAGTCCACCAAGGCTTCCACTGGTCGGCCAGACCCCCAAGCAGCCTCCCAGCCCTTGCCTTGA